A single region of the Devosia sp. FJ2-5-3 genome encodes:
- a CDS encoding helicase HerA-like domain-containing protein has product MQIDIGKTNAGKTIALPLRFANRHGLVTGATGTGKTVTLQRLAEQFSAAGVPVFAADVKGDLSGIATASPVKLWDVFGAKGYPIKTSVQEMGAVLLSRMLNLNETQAGTLAIALKKAEDDQNYLLGLDDLRWALVEMQDEREEVCQKYGNVTAASIATIQRNILTLESQGGENLFGEPPFDIVQLLEQRDGRGVVSLLHADQLMEAPKLYGTLIYWLLTELFRKLPEVGDLDKPKLVFFFDEAHLLFRDAPKNLVDSVERVVRLVRSKGVGVYFVTQSPADVPDGVLAQLGNRIQHALRAYTPKEQRFVKAAARAFRPNPAIDVEKAVLEMGVGEALVSTLIADGVPSPVERVKIAKPNGQIGPISDEEREVVNGVLPAQRPDQARQFENRQRVARGLDAVPVATGEAVDLEFVLAPLYGAPAARRPIMPRLMFGVVCLVAAAGMLWQAGMF; this is encoded by the coding sequence ATGCAAATTGACATCGGCAAAACCAACGCCGGGAAGACAATCGCCCTCCCTCTCCGCTTTGCCAACCGTCATGGCCTTGTGACGGGGGCGACAGGCACCGGCAAGACTGTGACACTCCAGAGGCTGGCAGAGCAGTTCTCCGCTGCTGGCGTCCCTGTCTTCGCTGCCGATGTGAAGGGCGATCTTTCCGGCATCGCCACGGCCTCACCCGTCAAGCTCTGGGACGTCTTCGGCGCCAAGGGTTATCCGATCAAAACCAGCGTGCAGGAGATGGGGGCTGTACTCCTGTCCCGCATGCTCAACCTCAACGAGACGCAGGCCGGGACACTGGCAATTGCCCTGAAGAAAGCCGAGGACGATCAGAACTATCTTCTCGGCCTTGATGACCTCCGCTGGGCTCTGGTCGAAATGCAGGACGAGCGCGAAGAGGTCTGCCAGAAATATGGCAATGTCACCGCCGCATCGATCGCCACCATCCAGCGCAACATCCTGACGTTGGAATCCCAGGGTGGCGAAAACCTATTCGGGGAGCCGCCGTTCGACATCGTCCAATTACTCGAGCAACGCGACGGGCGCGGCGTCGTCAGCCTGCTGCACGCCGACCAATTGATGGAAGCCCCCAAGCTCTACGGCACGCTCATCTATTGGCTGCTGACCGAGCTGTTCCGAAAGCTCCCCGAAGTCGGCGATCTCGACAAACCGAAGCTCGTGTTCTTCTTCGACGAGGCGCACTTGCTGTTCCGTGACGCTCCGAAGAATTTGGTGGACTCCGTCGAGCGCGTCGTGCGCCTCGTGCGCTCCAAAGGCGTCGGCGTCTATTTCGTCACCCAATCCCCGGCCGATGTGCCTGATGGTGTCCTGGCCCAGCTCGGCAATCGCATTCAGCACGCCTTGCGCGCCTACACCCCGAAGGAGCAGCGGTTCGTCAAAGCCGCGGCTCGCGCCTTCCGGCCCAATCCGGCAATTGATGTAGAGAAAGCCGTTTTGGAAATGGGCGTCGGTGAAGCGCTCGTCTCAACGCTGATCGCGGATGGTGTCCCGTCACCGGTGGAGCGCGTCAAGATTGCCAAGCCCAATGGGCAGATTGGGCCGATCTCCGACGAAGAACGCGAGGTTGTCAATGGCGTGCTGCCGGCCCAGCGCCCCGATCAGGCCCGGCAATTCGAGAACCGCCAGCGCGTGGCCCGCGGGCTTGATGCGGTGCCGGTGGCGACTGGTGAGGCTGTAGACTTGGAATTCGTCTTGGCGCCTCTCTATGGGGCTCCTGCAGCCCGCCGGCCGATCATGCCTCGGCTGATGTTCGGCGTGGTGTGCTTGGTTGCTGCGGCGGGAATGCTGTGGCAGGCGGGAATGTTCTAA